Proteins co-encoded in one Holophagales bacterium genomic window:
- a CDS encoding class I SAM-dependent methyltransferase — protein sequence MFSRIAPRYDLLNRLLSGGTDVAWRREAARLLAPLPGEVHLDLCSGTGDLALAVAKRSGGRARVVAADFTFEMLAIGQEKFRRRGVPIPEAGADGLRLPFPDATFDGATAAFGVRNFEDLDRGLRELCRVLKPGGRLVVLEFTPEPTGPLAPLVRFHVRTLVPFLGRLVSRDGSAYQYLPDSVGRWPAPEALTERMRSAGFAAVDVRLLSFGIAAAHVARKGTP from the coding sequence ATGTTCTCCCGAATCGCCCCCCGGTACGACCTCCTCAACAGGCTCCTGTCGGGCGGAACCGACGTCGCCTGGAGAAGGGAGGCCGCGCGGCTCCTCGCTCCCCTCCCCGGGGAGGTCCACCTCGATCTCTGCTCGGGAACCGGCGACCTCGCCCTCGCGGTGGCGAAGCGAAGCGGCGGGCGGGCGCGGGTCGTTGCGGCCGACTTCACCTTCGAGATGCTCGCCATCGGCCAGGAGAAGTTCCGCCGCCGGGGCGTCCCGATTCCCGAAGCGGGGGCGGACGGCCTGCGCCTCCCGTTCCCGGACGCCACCTTCGACGGTGCGACCGCCGCCTTCGGCGTCCGCAACTTCGAAGACCTCGACCGCGGGCTCCGCGAGCTCTGCCGGGTCCTGAAGCCCGGGGGACGGCTCGTCGTCCTCGAGTTCACGCCGGAGCCGACCGGCCCCCTGGCTCCCCTCGTCCGTTTCCACGTGAGGACACTCGTCCCGTTCCTCGGCCGGCTCGTCTCCAGGGACGGCTCCGCCTACCAGTACCTCCCCGACTCCGTCGGCCGCTGGCCAGCTCCCGAAGCCCTCACGGAGAGGATGCGATCCGCCGGGTTCGCCGCCGTCGACGTCCGACTCCTTTCATTCGGTATCGCCGCCGCCCACGTGGCGCGGAAAGGAACCCCATGA
- the rplM gene encoding 50S ribosomal protein L13 encodes MSSRTPLPKMNELPRRWIVVDADGKVLGRIATVIAMHLTGKSKPTYTPFLDTGDFVVVVNAEKVALTGVKETAKLYRHHTGFPGGLKTTSADKLRATRPEKLVEEAVRGMLPKTKLGKKMFKKLKVYAGPSHPHVAQAPKPL; translated from the coding sequence GTGAGTTCCCGAACGCCTCTCCCCAAGATGAACGAGCTCCCGCGGCGCTGGATCGTCGTCGATGCCGACGGCAAGGTCCTGGGCCGCATCGCAACGGTCATTGCCATGCACCTGACGGGCAAGTCGAAGCCGACCTACACGCCGTTTCTCGACACGGGCGATTTCGTCGTCGTCGTGAACGCGGAAAAGGTGGCGCTGACCGGCGTCAAGGAAACCGCCAAGCTGTACCGGCACCACACCGGTTTCCCGGGCGGCCTCAAGACGACGAGCGCGGACAAGCTCCGCGCGACCCGTCCGGAGAAGCTCGTGGAGGAAGCCGTCCGCGGGATGCTTCCGAAGACGAAGCTCGGCAAGAAGATGTTCAAGAAGCTGAAGGTCTACGCGGGGCCCAGTCACCCGCACGTGGCCCAGGCCCCGAAGCCGCTGTGA
- the rpsI gene encoding 30S ribosomal protein S9: MSNLQYHAIGRRKEAVARVYLRPGSGVFVVNDRPFDQYFPNDVLKMVIRQPLQLTESTEKFDIIARVAGGGSAGQAGAIRHGVSRALLLFNLELRPALKKAGLLVRDSRMKERKKYGQRGARARFQFSKR; encoded by the coding sequence GTGAGCAACCTGCAGTACCACGCGATCGGCCGGCGGAAGGAGGCGGTCGCCCGCGTCTACCTCCGTCCGGGAAGCGGCGTGTTCGTCGTCAACGACCGCCCGTTCGACCAGTACTTCCCGAATGACGTGCTGAAGATGGTCATCCGCCAGCCCCTCCAGCTGACGGAGTCGACCGAGAAGTTCGACATCATCGCCCGCGTCGCGGGCGGTGGCAGCGCGGGCCAGGCGGGCGCGATCCGCCACGGCGTCTCGCGCGCCCTTCTCCTCTTCAACCTCGAGCTTCGGCCGGCGCTGAAGAAGGCGGGTCTCCTCGTGCGCGACTCGCGGATGAAGGAGCGGAAGAAGTACGGCCAGCGCGGCGCCCGCGCCCGGTTCCAGTTCTCGAAGAGGTAG
- the rpsB gene encoding 30S ribosomal protein S2, with amino-acid sequence MSQITMKELLEAGVHFGHQTKRWNPKMKKYIFGKRNGIYIIDLQKTLKCFREAAAYVTEAASQGKNVLFVGTKRQAQDAIYEEANRCGMFFVNNRWLGGTLTNFVTIRKSVMRLKEVEGMLGETSDAILTKKERIRLEREKAKLAKNLSGITEMEELPDLLFVIDPKKEAIAVQEANKLGIPIVGIVDTNCDPDPITHVVPGNDDAIRAIKLFTGKIADAVLEGLHAQEERFVGKAAEADDEPMPANFVAEGATVAEAIVAKDSAPAQA; translated from the coding sequence ATGAGCCAGATCACGATGAAGGAGCTCCTCGAGGCGGGCGTCCACTTCGGGCACCAGACCAAGCGCTGGAACCCGAAGATGAAGAAGTACATCTTCGGGAAGCGCAACGGCATCTACATCATCGACCTGCAGAAGACGCTCAAGTGCTTCCGCGAGGCGGCCGCCTACGTCACGGAAGCGGCCTCCCAGGGCAAGAACGTCCTCTTCGTCGGGACCAAGCGGCAGGCCCAGGACGCCATCTACGAGGAGGCGAACCGCTGCGGGATGTTCTTCGTGAACAACCGCTGGCTCGGTGGCACCCTCACGAACTTCGTGACGATCCGCAAGTCGGTCATGCGCCTCAAGGAAGTCGAGGGCATGCTCGGCGAGACCTCGGACGCCATCCTCACGAAGAAGGAGCGGATCCGGCTCGAGCGCGAGAAGGCGAAGCTCGCCAAGAACCTCTCCGGCATCACCGAGATGGAAGAGCTGCCGGATCTCCTCTTCGTGATCGACCCGAAGAAGGAGGCGATCGCGGTGCAGGAGGCGAACAAGCTCGGCATCCCGATCGTCGGCATCGTCGACACGAACTGCGATCCCGACCCGATCACCCACGTCGTGCCCGGCAACGACGACGCGATCCGCGCGATCAAGCTCTTCACGGGCAAGATCGCCGACGCCGTCCTCGAGGGCCTGCACGCCCAGGAGGAGCGGTTCGTCGGGAAGGCGGCGGAAGCCGACGACGAGCCGATGCCCGCGAACTTCGTGGCGGAGGGCGCGACCGTCGCCGAGGCGATCGTCGCGAAGGACTCCGCGCCGGCCCAGGCCTGA
- a CDS encoding elongation factor Ts, whose amino-acid sequence MEITTAMIKELREKTGAGILDCKSALAEANGSLEEAELSLRKKGLAAAAKKAGRVAAEGLVGYACDGTVAAFVELNCETDFVAKTDEFKAARTALAAWVAGDASFGDTTDGNAEALRAMTAPATLAGASGTITEWLQAATAKTGENTQLRRYARIVAGEGNALALYAHPGDKTVVVVETKGCDAELGRDLAMQVAALTPLYAVREEVPAKALADEREVAKAKAVAAGKPEAVAEKMVEGMIGKWYGEVVLVDQTFVKDDTKKVSQVIAERAGKDARVVRFVRYKVGEGVEKKQTDLAAEVAELTK is encoded by the coding sequence ATGGAGATCACCACCGCCATGATCAAGGAGCTCCGGGAGAAGACCGGAGCCGGCATCCTCGACTGCAAGTCGGCCCTGGCCGAGGCGAACGGGAGCCTCGAAGAGGCCGAGCTGTCCCTCCGGAAGAAGGGACTCGCCGCCGCCGCCAAGAAGGCCGGCCGCGTCGCTGCCGAGGGCCTCGTCGGCTACGCGTGCGATGGCACGGTCGCCGCGTTCGTCGAGCTGAACTGCGAGACCGACTTCGTCGCCAAGACGGACGAGTTCAAGGCCGCCCGGACGGCCCTCGCCGCCTGGGTCGCCGGCGACGCCTCCTTCGGCGACACGACCGACGGGAACGCCGAGGCGCTCCGGGCCATGACGGCTCCGGCGACGCTCGCCGGCGCGTCCGGCACGATCACCGAATGGCTCCAGGCCGCCACGGCGAAGACCGGCGAGAACACCCAGCTCCGCCGCTACGCCCGCATCGTCGCGGGCGAGGGGAATGCCCTCGCGCTCTACGCCCACCCCGGCGACAAGACCGTCGTCGTCGTCGAGACGAAGGGGTGCGACGCCGAGCTCGGCCGCGACCTCGCGATGCAGGTCGCCGCGCTCACGCCGCTGTACGCCGTCCGCGAGGAGGTCCCGGCCAAGGCCCTCGCCGACGAGCGCGAGGTCGCCAAGGCCAAGGCCGTCGCTGCCGGCAAGCCCGAGGCCGTCGCCGAGAAGATGGTCGAGGGGATGATCGGCAAGTGGTACGGCGAGGTCGTCCTCGTCGACCAGACGTTCGTCAAGGACGACACGAAGAAGGTCTCCCAGGTCATCGCCGAGCGCGCCGGCAAGGACGCCCGCGTCGTCCGCTTCGTCCGCTACAAGGTGGGTGAAGGGGTCGAGAAGAAGCAGACCGACCTCGCCGCCGAGGTCGCCGAGCTGACGAAGTAG
- a CDS encoding UMP kinase — MGTETGQPVYRRVLLKLSGEALLGGQPFGIEPAMVARIADEVAAVARMGVQLAVVIGGGNIIRGVSAATQGIDRVTGDNMGMLATVINALALQDATERRGVPTRVMTAFEVRSVAEPFIRRRADRHLDKGRAVILAGGTGNPFFTTDSAAALRASELRADAILKGTKVDGIYTADPKKDPSAVLLPHVTYQEVLERRLAVMDAASIALCRESRIPIRVFNLLVPGNIQRVVTGEPIGSTVDAGEPAN; from the coding sequence ATGGGCACCGAGACGGGCCAGCCGGTCTACCGCCGGGTCCTCCTCAAGCTCTCCGGGGAAGCCCTCCTCGGAGGGCAGCCCTTCGGCATCGAGCCGGCGATGGTGGCCCGCATTGCCGACGAGGTGGCCGCCGTGGCACGGATGGGCGTGCAGCTCGCCGTCGTCATCGGCGGCGGGAACATCATCCGCGGCGTTTCGGCCGCCACGCAGGGCATCGACCGGGTCACGGGCGACAACATGGGGATGCTCGCCACCGTCATCAACGCCCTCGCGCTCCAGGACGCCACCGAGCGACGGGGCGTGCCAACCAGAGTCATGACGGCGTTCGAGGTCCGCTCCGTCGCCGAGCCCTTCATCCGCCGCCGCGCCGACCGTCACCTCGACAAGGGGCGCGCGGTCATCCTCGCGGGCGGCACCGGAAACCCCTTCTTCACGACGGACTCGGCCGCCGCACTCCGCGCGAGCGAGCTGCGCGCGGACGCGATCCTCAAGGGGACGAAGGTCGACGGCATCTACACCGCCGACCCGAAGAAGGACCCGTCCGCCGTCCTCCTCCCGCACGTCACCTACCAGGAGGTCCTCGAGAGGCGGCTCGCCGTGATGGACGCGGCCTCCATCGCCCTCTGCCGCGAGAGCCGCATCCCGATCCGCGTCTTCAACCTCCTCGTCCCCGGGAACATCCAGAGGGTCGTCACGGGCGAGCCGATCGGCTCTACCGTCGACGCGGGCGAACCCGCAAACTGA
- the frr gene encoding ribosome recycling factor, which translates to MPLAEIRKETERRMVVSIDALKAELKHLRTGRASVALLEGVHVEYYGTPTPLNQVANLSTPDATLILIQPWEAQLCPVIEKTIRTSDLGLNPSSDGRVVRVPVPSPTEERRKEIVKKAHTLAEQAKVEIRHHRHEANDKVKKEGKASTISADEEKRGLDEIQKLTDRYVAEVDAVVKAKETDILAR; encoded by the coding sequence ATGCCCCTCGCCGAGATCCGGAAGGAAACCGAGCGCCGCATGGTGGTCTCCATCGACGCGCTCAAAGCGGAGCTGAAGCACCTTCGGACGGGCCGTGCCTCCGTCGCCCTGCTCGAGGGCGTCCACGTCGAGTACTACGGCACGCCGACGCCGCTCAACCAGGTCGCCAACCTGTCGACGCCCGACGCGACCCTCATCCTGATCCAGCCCTGGGAGGCCCAGCTCTGCCCTGTCATCGAGAAGACGATCCGCACCAGCGACCTGGGCCTGAACCCGAGTTCCGACGGCCGCGTCGTCCGCGTGCCGGTCCCCTCCCCGACGGAGGAACGGCGCAAGGAGATCGTGAAGAAGGCCCACACGCTGGCCGAGCAGGCGAAGGTGGAGATCCGCCACCATCGGCACGAGGCCAACGACAAGGTCAAGAAGGAAGGAAAGGCTTCGACGATCTCGGCCGATGAGGAGAAGCGCGGCCTCGACGAGATCCAGAAGCTGACCGACCGGTACGTGGCCGAGGTCGACGCCGTCGTCAAGGCCAAGGAAACCGACATTCTCGCGCGGTAG
- the ispD gene encoding 2-C-methyl-D-erythritol 4-phosphate cytidylyltransferase: MTVVALIPAAGLGARFHDAGPKALVRLAGKPFLIHALERLAASGRVDRAVVAVSPGSEAAFAEALAGFAAMPVETTQGGETRRDSVVAAWRASAAGDDDLLCIHDAARPLVDPADVAAVVAAAAEHGAALAGSPVTDTVKRVKDGVVVETVPRHDLFAAATPQVMRAGLLREAVDAGLADATDDVELLERRGVVVRTVVTSRWNVKITYPEDLARAEAWLAAEGRP; the protein is encoded by the coding sequence GTGACCGTCGTCGCGCTGATCCCGGCGGCGGGCCTCGGGGCCCGGTTTCACGACGCGGGGCCGAAGGCCCTCGTTCGGCTCGCGGGGAAGCCCTTCCTCATCCACGCCCTCGAGCGGCTCGCGGCGTCCGGAAGGGTCGACCGGGCCGTCGTCGCGGTCTCGCCGGGGAGCGAGGCGGCCTTCGCGGAAGCCCTCGCGGGATTCGCTGCGATGCCCGTGGAGACGACGCAGGGCGGCGAGACGCGCCGCGACTCGGTCGTTGCCGCCTGGCGCGCCTCGGCCGCCGGAGACGACGACCTCCTCTGCATCCACGATGCCGCCCGGCCGCTCGTCGACCCCGCCGACGTCGCGGCCGTCGTCGCAGCCGCGGCGGAGCACGGGGCCGCCCTCGCCGGGAGCCCGGTCACCGACACGGTGAAGCGGGTGAAGGATGGTGTCGTCGTCGAGACGGTCCCGCGCCACGACCTCTTCGCCGCTGCGACGCCCCAGGTCATGCGCGCCGGTCTTCTTCGCGAGGCGGTCGACGCCGGTCTCGCCGACGCCACCGACGACGTCGAGCTTCTCGAGCGGCGCGGTGTCGTCGTGCGGACGGTCGTCACGTCCCGCTGGAACGTGAAGATCACCTACCCCGAAGACCTGGCCCGGGCCGAGGCGTGGCTCGCGGCGGAGGGAAGACCGTGA
- the ispF gene encoding 2-C-methyl-D-erythritol 2,4-cyclodiphosphate synthase has protein sequence MSLRIGQGLDAHPLVPGRRCVLGGVEIPSDAGPEGHSDGDVVLHALADALLGTAAAGDLGSVFGTTAPEWKDASSSRFVTEALERAGRPQVLNVDVTLIAERPRVGPYRDAMRETIAALLGIPLERVSVKASSGNGMTGFGRGEGVFASAVVLVDGR, from the coding sequence GTGAGCCTTCGGATCGGCCAGGGGCTCGACGCCCATCCCCTCGTTCCGGGGCGCCGCTGCGTTCTCGGGGGAGTCGAGATCCCGTCCGACGCCGGGCCCGAGGGGCATTCCGACGGCGACGTCGTCCTCCACGCCCTCGCGGACGCCCTCCTCGGGACTGCTGCCGCGGGAGATCTCGGGAGCGTCTTCGGGACGACGGCCCCGGAGTGGAAGGACGCGTCCTCCTCCCGTTTCGTCACGGAGGCTCTCGAGAGGGCGGGGCGCCCGCAGGTCCTGAACGTCGACGTCACGCTGATCGCCGAGCGCCCCCGCGTCGGGCCGTACCGCGACGCCATGCGCGAGACGATTGCCGCCCTCCTCGGCATCCCCCTCGAACGCGTCTCCGTCAAAGCGTCGAGCGGCAACGGCATGACCGGCTTCGGGCGGGGCGAAGGGGTCTTCGCATCGGCCGTCGTCCTGGTGGACGGTCGATGA
- the rlmB gene encoding 23S rRNA (guanosine(2251)-2'-O)-methyltransferase RlmB, with the protein MIVAGFHPVLAALAERPEAIEALLLQEGRRDARVRELERSAREKGIPVRVVPREELDRTAGKAHNGVAARVATREYDPIEEVLGGEPGSRLVLFLDEVTDPGNLGSILRTAAAAGASVVLPERHSAGLNESVSKAAAGALERVKVARVGNAARFLGDVKNDRFWVYGASPEGEPLWDVDLTGDVIFCLGAEGPGLRRLTRETCDRLVAIPMAEGAGSMNVGVSAAILLFESLRQRRSKRPA; encoded by the coding sequence ATGATCGTCGCGGGCTTTCACCCGGTCCTGGCCGCCCTCGCCGAGCGCCCGGAGGCGATCGAGGCGCTCCTCCTTCAGGAAGGCCGCCGTGACGCCCGGGTCCGGGAGCTGGAGCGATCGGCGCGCGAGAAGGGAATTCCCGTCAGGGTCGTTCCCCGCGAGGAGCTCGACAGGACGGCGGGGAAGGCGCACAACGGCGTCGCGGCCCGGGTGGCGACGCGGGAGTACGACCCGATCGAGGAGGTCCTCGGCGGCGAGCCGGGCAGCCGGCTCGTCCTCTTCCTCGACGAGGTGACCGACCCGGGAAACCTCGGCTCGATCCTCCGGACGGCCGCCGCGGCGGGGGCCTCCGTCGTCCTGCCCGAGCGGCACTCCGCCGGCCTGAACGAGTCGGTCTCGAAGGCCGCCGCCGGGGCGCTCGAGAGGGTGAAGGTCGCACGCGTCGGGAACGCGGCGCGCTTTCTCGGGGACGTGAAGAACGACCGCTTCTGGGTCTACGGCGCCTCGCCGGAAGGCGAACCGCTCTGGGACGTCGATCTGACCGGTGACGTCATCTTCTGCCTCGGCGCCGAGGGCCCGGGCCTCCGGCGGCTGACGCGAGAGACGTGCGACCGGCTCGTCGCGATCCCGATGGCCGAGGGAGCCGGCTCGATGAACGTCGGGGTCTCGGCGGCCATCCTCCTCTTCGAGTCCCTACGCCAGCGACGGTCGAAGCGGCCGGCCTGA
- the rpmG gene encoding 50S ribosomal protein L33 — MPRDLISLACGECKRRNYTTTKNKKTHQEKLEVAKYCRFCRKHTAHKEGKV, encoded by the coding sequence ATGCCGAGAGACCTGATCAGCCTGGCGTGCGGCGAGTGCAAGCGCCGGAACTACACGACGACGAAGAACAAGAAGACCCACCAGGAAAAGCTGGAGGTCGCCAAGTACTGCCGTTTCTGCAGGAAGCACACGGCGCACAAGGAAGGCAAGGTCTAG
- the secE gene encoding preprotein translocase subunit SecE, with the protein MNLTERWKTFREFLVDVRKEVGKVSWPAKDEVVGTTTVVIVYTAVVGVFLFTVDAAITPVINWFFASFGQ; encoded by the coding sequence ATGAACCTCACCGAGCGGTGGAAGACCTTCAGGGAGTTCCTCGTCGACGTCCGGAAGGAAGTCGGCAAGGTCAGCTGGCCGGCCAAGGACGAGGTCGTTGGCACGACCACGGTCGTCATCGTCTACACCGCCGTCGTCGGCGTGTTCCTCTTCACCGTGGACGCGGCGATCACGCCGGTCATCAACTGGTTCTTCGCCAGTTTCGGCCAGTGA
- the nusG gene encoding transcription termination/antitermination protein NusG has product MDWYIVHTYSGFEDRVVQELTNRIKAQGMESQFGEIRVPKETVVEMKAGKRRNVERKFFPGYVLVQMEMADETWHLVRNTPKVTGFVGGSSKSPVPLMPEEVEAILHHTAESKEKPKPKYTYERGEKVKIVDGPFKEFTGDVEEINVERSTLRVLVTIFGRPTPVELEFVQVQKQ; this is encoded by the coding sequence ATGGACTGGTACATCGTCCACACCTACTCGGGGTTCGAGGACCGGGTCGTCCAGGAGCTGACGAACCGGATCAAGGCCCAGGGCATGGAGTCTCAGTTCGGCGAGATCCGGGTGCCGAAGGAGACCGTCGTGGAGATGAAGGCGGGGAAACGCCGGAACGTCGAGCGCAAGTTCTTCCCGGGGTACGTCCTCGTCCAGATGGAGATGGCGGACGAGACGTGGCATCTCGTGAGGAACACCCCGAAGGTCACCGGCTTCGTCGGCGGCTCTTCCAAGAGCCCGGTGCCGCTGATGCCGGAAGAGGTCGAGGCGATCCTCCACCACACGGCCGAGTCGAAGGAAAAGCCGAAGCCGAAGTACACCTACGAGCGGGGCGAGAAGGTGAAGATCGTCGACGGTCCGTTCAAGGAGTTCACCGGCGACGTCGAGGAGATCAACGTCGAGCGGTCGACCCTCCGGGTTCTCGTCACCATCTTCGGCCGGCCGACCCCGGTCGAGCTCGAGTTCGTCCAGGTTCAGAAGCAGTAA
- the rplK gene encoding 50S ribosomal protein L11, translated as MAKKVVGMVKLQIEAAKATPAPPVGTALGPQGVNIMDFCKSFNARTAKDAGLIIPVVVTVYSDRSYTFITKTPPASVLLKKAAKVEKGSGVPNKNRVGKVTMKQVEEIAKLKFQDLNAADVEAAMKSVAGTARSMGIEVIG; from the coding sequence ATGGCCAAGAAAGTCGTCGGGATGGTCAAGCTCCAGATCGAAGCCGCGAAGGCGACGCCCGCGCCGCCCGTCGGCACCGCCCTGGGCCCGCAGGGCGTCAACATCATGGACTTCTGCAAGTCCTTCAATGCGAGGACGGCGAAGGACGCGGGGCTGATCATCCCGGTCGTCGTGACGGTCTACTCCGACCGGTCCTACACCTTCATCACGAAGACCCCCCCGGCCTCGGTCCTCCTCAAGAAGGCGGCCAAGGTCGAGAAGGGCTCGGGCGTCCCGAACAAGAACCGTGTCGGGAAGGTCACGATGAAGCAGGTCGAGGAGATCGCGAAGCTCAAGTTCCAGGACCTCAACGCGGCCGACGTCGAGGCTGCGATGAAGTCGGTCGCAGGAACGGCGCGGTCCATGGGGATCGAGGTCATCGGCTGA
- a CDS encoding 50S ribosomal protein L1 codes for MTEGKKYTAAAARVDRTKLYDVQQAVALVRSAAYAKFNETLEVALRLGVDPKHADQMVRGTVVLPHGTGAKIRVAVVASGEKVREAEDAGADVVGGDDLVAKIQAGYLDFEALVATPDMMKSLGRLGKVLGPRGLMPNPKAGTVTFDVAKAVKELKAGKIEFRVDKTAIIHCPVGKMSFEDKALVENAEALISAIQKAKPAAAKGKYVKSIFLGSTMGPSVPVDPAVADKLVGRTA; via the coding sequence ATGACGGAAGGCAAGAAGTACACCGCTGCGGCCGCCCGAGTCGACCGGACGAAGCTCTACGACGTCCAGCAGGCCGTCGCGCTCGTCCGCTCGGCGGCGTACGCAAAATTCAACGAGACGCTCGAGGTGGCCCTGCGCCTCGGCGTCGACCCCAAGCACGCCGACCAGATGGTCCGTGGCACCGTGGTCCTCCCGCACGGGACGGGCGCGAAGATTCGCGTCGCGGTCGTCGCGTCGGGTGAGAAGGTCCGCGAGGCCGAGGACGCCGGCGCCGACGTCGTCGGAGGGGACGACCTCGTCGCGAAGATCCAGGCCGGGTACCTCGATTTCGAGGCTCTCGTCGCCACGCCCGACATGATGAAGTCTCTCGGAAGGCTCGGAAAGGTCCTCGGGCCCCGCGGCCTCATGCCGAACCCGAAGGCCGGAACGGTCACGTTCGACGTCGCCAAGGCCGTCAAGGAGCTGAAGGCGGGCAAGATCGAGTTCCGGGTCGACAAGACCGCCATCATCCACTGCCCGGTCGGCAAGATGTCGTTCGAGGACAAGGCCCTCGTGGAGAACGCGGAGGCCCTGATCTCGGCGATCCAGAAGGCCAAGCCCGCGGCGGCGAAGGGCAAGTACGTGAAGTCGATCTTCCTCGGGTCGACCATGGGCCCGAGCGTTCCGGTCGACCCGGCGGTCGCCGACAAGCTCGTGGGGAGGACCGCGTGA
- a CDS encoding 50S ribosomal protein L10 — protein sequence MNRAEKTDAIARMTDAVGRAPHAFLIDFQGINVPDVTELRRQIRATGSEYVVVKNTLALRAFKDVPMGALSEHFSGMTAVAYSTTDIVQLAKVLHQFGKTNPKVKVKAALVEGLPVPASALEALASLPTRPELLARLVGLLQSPVRRLVVALSTPQRKLAMTISAVAEQKGAAA from the coding sequence GTGAACCGCGCCGAGAAGACCGACGCCATCGCCCGGATGACGGACGCCGTGGGGCGCGCCCCACATGCGTTCCTCATCGACTTCCAGGGGATCAACGTCCCCGACGTCACCGAGCTCCGCCGGCAGATCCGGGCGACCGGCTCGGAGTACGTCGTCGTCAAGAACACGCTCGCCCTGCGCGCCTTCAAGGACGTCCCGATGGGCGCGCTGTCCGAGCACTTCTCCGGCATGACGGCGGTCGCCTACTCGACGACCGACATCGTCCAGCTGGCGAAGGTCCTTCACCAGTTCGGCAAGACGAACCCGAAGGTCAAGGTCAAGGCCGCCCTCGTCGAGGGCCTGCCGGTACCGGCCTCCGCCCTCGAGGCGCTCGCGAGCCTCCCGACCCGTCCGGAGCTCCTCGCCCGTCTCGTCGGGCTCCTCCAGTCGCCGGTGCGCCGCCTCGTGGTCGCGCTGTCGACCCCGCAGCGCAAGCTGGCGATGACGATCTCGGCCGTTGCCGAGCAGAAGGGTGCCGCGGCCTGA
- the rplL gene encoding 50S ribosomal protein L7/L12 has product MALTVEQFVTEVEGMSVLELNNLVKALEEKFGVSAAMMAAPAAAAPAAAAAPVEEQTEFTVSLKEAGSNKINVIKAVREVNSSLGLKEAKDLVENLGVLKESVSKDEAAAIKKKFEEIGAKVEVK; this is encoded by the coding sequence ATGGCCCTTACCGTCGAGCAGTTCGTCACCGAAGTCGAGGGGATGTCCGTCCTCGAGCTCAACAACCTCGTCAAGGCCCTCGAAGAGAAGTTCGGCGTCTCGGCCGCGATGATGGCCGCCCCGGCCGCCGCCGCGCCGGCTGCCGCCGCCGCCCCCGTCGAGGAGCAGACGGAGTTCACGGTCTCCCTCAAGGAGGCCGGCTCGAACAAGATCAACGTCATCAAGGCGGTTCGCGAGGTCAACTCGTCCCTCGGCCTGAAGGAGGCCAAGGACCTCGTCGAGAACCTGGGTGTCCTGAAGGAATCCGTGTCGAAGGACGAGGCGGCCGCGATCAAGAAGAAGTTCGAGGAGATCGGCGCCAAGGTCGAGGTCAAGTAG